A segment of the Buchnera aphidicola (Mindarus abietinus) genome:
TCCTTTAAGAAAATGTATTGCTGAACGTTTACTTATTGCTAAAAATTCTACGGCTATGTTAACAACTTTTAATGAAGTTAATATGCGCTCTATTATTAAATATAGAGAAAAATACGGTATTTTCTTTAAAAAAAAACATGGTATTAAATTAGGTTTAATGTCTTTTTTTATTAAATCAGTAGTAGAATGTTTAAAAAAATTTCCTTCAATTAATTCCTCTATTAAAGATGATGATTTAATACTGTTTAATTATTTTGATATTAATATTGCAGTTTCTACTGAAAGAGGCTTAATTACTCCTATTTTAAAAAATGCAAATAAAATGAGCATATCGAAAATAGAAAAAAAAATAAGATATTTTTCTGAACAAGGTAATAAAGGGAAATTAGATATTAAAGAACTTAAAAACGGAACTTTCACAATTACTAATGGAGGAGTTTTTGGATCTTTACTATCGACTCCTATTATTAATTTTCCTCAAGCAGCTATCTTAGGAATGCATACGATAAAAGATCGAGCAGTGGTAATAAACAATGAAATAAAAATAGCTCCTATGATGTATTTATCATTATCTTACGATCATAGAATTATAGACGGAAAAGAATCTATAAATTTTTTAAATTATTTAAAAGAAATGTTAGAAAACATATCAATGTTATTTTTAGAGCTTTAAAGAAAATTTTATTTTTAATAAATTTTACTATTATTTATTAATAAAAATATATTTTTAACAATTATTGTTAACTCTATTAATTTTGTTAAAAACAATTACTTGTTTAATAGAACTTAAAAAAAATTTTAAAACTACATACTAAGGAATTCTAATGAAAATTACAAAAATGGTTTTAATTCGTCATGGGGAAAGTCAATGGAATAAGTTGAATAGATTTACTGGTTGGCACGATATAGATTTATCTGAACAAGGTTTATTAGAAGCAAAAAAATCAGGACAATTATTAAAATCTAAAAAATTTTACTTCGATTATTGTTTTACATCTCTATTAAAAAGAGCCATTCATACATTATGGAATATTTTAATAGAACTGAATCAATCTTGGTTACCAACAAAAAAAACATGGCGTCTTAATGAAAGACATTATGGATCATTACAAGGTGTAAATAAATTAGAAACTATTTCAAAATATGGTGAAAAAGTTGTAGAACAATGGAGAAGAGGTTATGAAATTGTTCCTCCAAAACTAGAGAAAATTAATCAAATTTATTCAGGATATGATGAAAAATATAGAGAAATAAGTGATCTAGAAAAACCAATGTCTGAAAGTTTAAAAATGACAAAAGATAGAGTAATTCCTTTTTGGAATAAAGAAATATTTCCTAAAATAAAAAAAAATAAAACTGTTTTAATAGTAGCTCATGGTAACTCTTTAAGAGCATTGATGAAACATTTATCTAATATTAAAGATAACCAAATTATAAATTTAGATATTCCTACTGGAACTCCAATTGTTTATGAATTTGATGAAAAAATAATACCTATTAAATATTATTTTCTTAAAAAATAAAATTTAAAAAAATAAATAATATATATTTTTAAAATTATTTTTTTAATTTAAAAAATAATTTATATTATTTTTTTTTAGATAAAAGAAATTTTAAACTTCTTAAAATATTTTCCACATTATTTTATTAGAGTTACAAAAAATTTTTATTTTCAAAAAAATAAGTGTTATTTAAAAAATATAAAATTTTTATAAATAATTAAAACTATCTGGAGATAAAAATGATTAAGAGAATTGGTGTACTCACTAGTGGAGGAGATTCTCCAGGTATGAATGCAGCTATTCGAAGTGTTGTAAGGGCAGGAATTAGTGAAAAACTAGAAGTGTTTGGAATATATGACGGATTTTTAGGTTTATTTAAAAATAAAATGAAAAATTTAGATAGATATAGTGTTTCAGATATTATTAATAAAGGAGGAACTTTTTTAGGTTCATCAAGATTTCCTGAATTTTCTAAAAAAAATGTACGTTCTATTGCTATTTCAAATATGAAAAAAAATGGAATTGATGTTTTGGTAGTTATTGGAGGAGATGGATCATATATAGGGGCGAAATTAATTTCAGAAACAGGATTTCCATGTATTAGTTTACCTGCTACCATAGATAATGATATACCAGGAACAGATTATACAATAGGGTATTTTACAGCATTAGGAACAGTCGTTGAAGCTATAGATAGACTAAGAGATACTTCATCTTCTCATCAGAGAATTTCTATTGTAGAAATGATGGGTAGAACTTGCGGAGATTTAACTTTAGGAGCAGCAATAGCTGGAGGCTGTGAATTCATATTATTACCAGAATTAGAATATAAAAAAAAAGAATTATTATTAGAAATTAAAAGAGGCATTAAAAAAGGGAAAAAACATGCAATAGTCGCCATTACAGAATATATATGTGATGTAGAAAAATTAGCTAAATATATTGAAAAAGAAACTGGAAGAGAAACAAGAGCTACTATTTTAGGACATATTCAAAGAGGAGGTTCTCCTGTAGTATATGATAGAATTTTAGCTTCTCGTATGGGAGCGTACTCTATTGAACTATTATTACAAGGAAATAGTAATGGAAGGTGTATTGGTATACAAAATGAAAAAATGGTTAATCATGATATAATTGATGCTTTAAAACATATGAGACGTCCTTTCAAAAAAGATTGGTTAGAAACCGCTAAAAAATTATTTTAAAAAATGGTGCCGGGTAAACCGGCCTATTTTTATAAAAAATATATGTATTTATCAAATTTTCTTTAAAATATTTAAAAAAATATCAAAATTTAAACAGGCTGTTCCTACTAAAAATCCGTCTATATCTTTTTCTTTACAAAAAAAATGAATATTATTTTCATTGACAGAACCACCATATAATAAATAAAAATCTTCTAAAAAAGAAGAGCTTTTTTCTTTAATATATGTACGTAATGTACTTAAAATAAATTGCACTTCTTTAGGATTAGCAGAATTTCCTGAACCAATAGACCAAATAGGTTCGTAAGCAATAATAGTATTATAAAATGCTTTTTTTCCAACTAATTCAAAAATAATATCTATTTGTTTTTTACAAATTTCTATGGTTTTATTATCTTTTTTTTCTTCTATGGTTTCTCCTATGCATAAAATAGGAATTAAATTTTGTTTTTTTAATAAATTAAATTTTTCAGCAATTAGGTATTCATTTTCATTATGAAAATTTCTTCTTTCAGAATGACCAATAATTACGTGAGTTACCAACATATCTTTTAACATTAACGCTGATATTTCTCCTGTAAAAGCCCCGGAAACATGTATATCAACATTTTGAGCGCTTAAATTAATCCATTGATTTTCTTTTATAATTTCTCTAAATTTATATAAATAAATATGAGAAGGAGCTATGTTAAGCTTGCATTTTTGTTTAAAAACTTTTTTATTTTTTTTTAAAAAATTTAATAATGTAGAAAAAATTTTTTTATTTCCATTTAATTTCCAATTAGCTATTATTAAGGGCAAATTCATATAATTAATACTCCTAAAATATTATAATTACATTTCTGAAGTACATCAGTACTCCAGAAATTTTTTTTTATAAAATTAATATATTTTTATATATATTTTTCATATTTAAATAAAATTTATTCGCTATTCTTTGCTGCTTTAAAAGCTTCAAACATAACATTAGAAAAATTTTCATCTTTCAATTTAGGTTTCTTTATATTATTTATCTTTTTTTCTTTGTTTTTTTCTTTTTCTTGAAATGAAAGATAAATAATTCGATTTTTTCTATCAATATTATTAATTTTTACTGTTATTATATTACCTACTTTAAAGAAATTATTGTATTTATTTTTTTTAAATATTTCTGAGACTTCAGAAATTTTAATAATTCCTTCCAAACCATTTTCTAAACTAACCAATATACTTTTAGTATCAGTTGAAATTATTTTTCCAGAAATTATTGTATTTTTTTTATTAGAATTAATAAATTGGTTTAAAGGATCTTCTTGTAATTGTTTAATTCCTAAAGAAATTCTTTCTCTTTCAGAATCAACTTGTAATACAACAGCTTTAATTTCATCAGTTTTTTTATATTTTTGAACCGCTATTTCCCCAGGAATTGTCCAAGAAATATCTGATAAATGTACTAAACCATCAATACCGCCTTTTAAACCTATAAAAATTCCAAAATCAGTAATAGATTTAATTTTTCCAATAACATGACATCCTTTCTGATGAGTTTCTGAAAATTCTTTCCAAGGATTTAAAGTACATTGTTTTAATCCTAACGAAATTCTTCTTCTTTCTTCATCAATATCTAATACCATAACTTCTACAGTATTATTAATATTTACAACTTTAGAAGGATGAATATTTTTATTTGTCCAATCCATTTCTGAAACATGAACTAATCCTTCAACTCCCTCTTTAATTTCTACAAAACATCCATAATCCGTTAAATTTGTTACTCTTCCGGTTAATTTAGTGCCTTCTGGATATTTTTTAGCAATCTCTATCCAAGGATCTTTCCCTAATTGTTTTAATCCTAATGAAACTCTAATTTTTTCTCGATCAAATTTTAAAATTGTTACTAAAATATCATCTCCTACACTAACTATTTCACTAGGGTGTTTTACTCTTTTCCATGCCATATCAGTAATATGTAATAATCCATCTACTCCACCTAAATCTACAAAAGCTCCATAATCAGTTAAGTTTTTAACGATTCCTTTAACAGTAGCTCCTTCTTTAAGACTTTCTAACAATTGATCTCTTTCAGCACTGTTTTCTGATTCAATAACAGCTCTACGAGAAACCACTACATTATTTCTTTTTTGATCTAGTTTAATCACTTTAAATTCTAATTCTTTCCCTTCAAAATGAATACTATCTCTAATCGGACGAACATCTACTAATGAACCGGGTAAAAATGCTCGAATATCATTTAATTCAACTGTAAATCCACCTTTTACTTTTCCATTTATTATTCCAATTATTGTTTCTGAATTTTCATAAGCTTTTTCTAATAAAATCCATGCTTCATGTCGTTTTGCTTTTTCCCTAGAAAGCAATGTTTCTCCAAATCCATCTTCTATAGCATCTAATGCTACATCGACAATTTCACCTACAGAAATTTCTACTTTTCCTTTAGAATTTTTAAATTGTTCTATTGGAATAACAGATTCAGATTTTAACCCTGCATCTACTAATACCATATCTTTATTAATTGAAATAATAGTTCCTTGAATAATTGATCCAGGTCGAGTTTTAATCTCTCTTAGAGATTCTTCAAATAATTGTGAAAAAGATTCTGTCATATTAATGGTTCTTTAGAAAATTCATTTTAAATTTTTAATTAAAATCCTATTAATTAAATATTGTTTATATTTTTTTATAATATCCATTTTATAAAACCGTGAATTAAATATTTTTTTTTAGTTCTTTTTTATATTTTTTACTTATGTAATACATACATAATGTAAGCACTTCCTTAATACTCATATTTGTTGAATCAATAATTATAGCATTTTTCGCTGGAATTAAAGGAGAAATAGTTCGAGTATAATCTCGATGGTCTCGTTTTTTCATTTCAATAAACAATTTATTTGTATCAATTAATAAACCTTTTTTCTTTAGTTCTAGCATTCTTCTATTTACACGACTAATTAAATCAGCTTTTAAAAAAAATTTTATTCCAGCGTTCGGAAATACTACTGTTCCCATATCTCTTCCATTAGCTACTAATCCGGGAAATTTTTGAAACATTCGTTGTTTTTTTAATAAAGCATTTCGTATATGAGGAAGCATAGCTAATTGTGAAGCTATATCACTAACTTGTTGAAAAATAATTTTTTTAGATATATTTTTTCCATTTGAAAAAAACAAAAAATCATTTTCTTTTTTTAAAATCTTAAATTTTAAATTTTTTGAAATTGAAATTAAATCTAAGTCTAAAATAGAAATATTGTTTTCTATAACTATTAATGCTAAAGCTCTATAAATAATTCCTGATTCAAGAAAAAACCAATTTAATTTATTCGCTATAGCCTTACATATAACACTTTTTCCGGCCCCACTGGGTCCATCTATAGTAATTACAGGAGCATATATTTTCATTTTTTTCTCCTGTTAAAACTAAATTAGTGTAATTTAATTATAAATATATTAAATTTCTATAATTTTTTAATTTGTTAACTAATTTAGTTGTTTAAAAATTATTAATTTTTTTTAAATATCTTAAATTTAAGATATAAAAAAACTTTTGTAAATACATCAGTGGATACTATTTAGAAAAAACTAATTAAAAGTACTAATTTTCTGAAATTCATCAAAATATGTTGGAAATGTTTTATTTACACATTGAGGATTTAAAATAGTCACTGGAACGGTAGATAAAGCTATTAAAGAAAAACACATTGCTATACGATGATCGTTATAAGTATTAATTTCTGCATGTAAAAATTTTTCTGGAGGTTTAATTAAAATATAATCTTTTCCTTCTTTGATAAAAGCTCCTATTTTTCTTAATTCTGTTGCCATAGCTAATAAACGATCACTTTCTTTTAATCTCCAATTATATATATTTTTAATTTTTGTTGTTCCCTTAGAAAATAATGCAACTATTGCTGCAGTCATAGCTGCATCTGGGATATGATTCATATCTAATTGAACAGAATTTAATTGATTTTTTGAACAAGTTATAGAATTAGAACCCCAGACAATATTAGCGCCCATTTTTTCTAAAACTTCAGCAAATTTGATATCTCCTTGTAAACTATTTTTTCCAACTCCATGAACTTTAACCATTCCTCCTTTAATTGCTGCAGCGGCTAAAAAGTAAGAAGCCGATGAAGCATCTCCTTCTATATTAATTTTTTCAGGAGTTTTATAAGATTGATTTCCTTGAATAAAAAAAGAAGAATATTTATTTTTTTTAACTAGAACTCCAAATTTTTTCATTAATTGAATAGTTAATTCTATATATGGCTTAGATACTAATTTACCTAAAATAAAAATTTTTGTATTGTTTCTTGATAAAGGAGACGCTATTAATAAAGCTGTTAAAAATTGACTAGAAATATTCCCTTTCAGATAAATTTCTCCTCCAATATATCCTCCTTTAATAAAAATTGGGAGAAATCCTTTTTTTTCTAAATAATTAATCTTAGCACCTCCTTGTTGAAGAGCATTAACTAAATGTTTTATTGGTCGTTCAAGCATTCTTGGATCACCAGTTAATTCCACATTATTTTTTTCTAGAGAAAAAAGTGCTGTTAAAGGCCTAACTACTGTTCCTGCGTTTCCTAAAAAAAAGGTTGTTTTTTTAATAACTTGAAAAGCTTTGATGTTTCCATAAATTATACAAGATTTTTTTTTATTAAATAATTTATATTTAATTCCTAAAGTTTTTAATGCTTCGAGCATATATTTGGTATCGTCACTATCTAATAAATTATTTATTTCAGTTTTTCCATTTGACATAGCAGATAAAAGTAATATTCTATTAGAAATACTTTTTGAACCAGGTAAATAAATGTCTCCATTTATTTTTTTTATAGTCTCTAATTTTATTTTTTTATTCATAATATAAAAACTCAAGTATTTATTTAAAATAAATTCTAAAAAATTTTAAAAAAAATAAAGATTTATCTATACTTTTCTTCAAAATAATTCATAAATTTTATCAATTTTTTTACTCCTTCTATAGGCATAGCATTATAAATGGATGCACGTATTCCACCTACTATTTTATGCCCTTTTAAAGCATATAATCCAAAAGATTGAGCTTCTTTTATAAAAATATTATTTAATTTTTCATTTTTTAGATAGAATGGAACATTCATATACGATCTATATTTTTTATTAATATTATTAATATAAAAATTTGTATCATCTATTTTTTTATAAAGTAAATTAGCTTTTACTTTATTATCTTGTTCTATTTTTTTCACCCCACCCTTATTAATTAGCCATTTAAAAACTAAACCTGCTAAATACCAAGAAAGGGTTACAGGTGTATTAAACATAGATTGATGATTTATTGCTATATTATAATCTAAAATAGAAGGAACTAACTTTTTTTCACTTGTAATTAAATCTTCTCTAATAATAACTAATGTTATTCCAGCTGCAGAAATATTTTTTTGAGCACTAGCATAAATTAAACCATATTTTTTAATATCTATACATCTAGATAAAATAGTTGAAGAAAAATCCCCTATTATTATTTTATCTAAAAAGTTAGGTTCTTCTCTTATTTCTATTCCTTCAAGAGTTTCATTAGGACAATAATGAACATAAGATGATTTTTTATTAAGTTTCCATTTTGAAAATGGAGTAACATTTACAATGTTATTATGATTTTCAATAACATTTATTTTTTTAGGAAAACAATATTTTTTAGCTTCTTTAAAAGCAGCATTGGACCAATAACCACTGCAAATATAATCAGCAAATTCATTTTTTTTTATTAAATTCATAGGAATAGCTGAAAACTGTCCTCTTGCTCCTCCTGAAAAAAATAAAACATGATAATTATTTGGAATATTCATTAAAAACCGTAGATTTTTTTCACATTCTTCTATTACTCTCATAAATTCAAAACTTCTGTGACTAACTTCAATAACCGATGCTCCTAAATTCTTCCAATTATAAAATTCTTTTTTATATTGAACTAAAACATCTTTTGGTATCATAGAAGGACCAGCACTAAAATTATAAATCTTATTCATATTATTCACCAATGTTTTTTATAAAAAATGAAAAAAATTAAATAAAAAAAATATTATTAAGAAATTATTTTTAATCCGTTCATATATTTATTTTGCAAAACTATTGGAACTTCTATTGTTCCATCTTCTAATTGATAATTTTCTAATATTGCTGCTAATGTTCTACTTAAGGCTAAAGCAGAACCATTTATAGTATGAAGAAACTTTTTTTTTGTTTTTTTAGAAGAGCTCTTATATTTAGATTTCATTCTTCTTGCTTGAAAGTCTATCATATTTGAACAAGAAGATATTTCTCGATATTTTTTTTCAGCAGGGAACCACACTTCTAAATCATAAGTTTTTGAAGCAGCAAATCCTAATTCTAAAGCACATAGCTGTACCTTTCTATATGGTAAATTTAATAATTTTAATATTCTTTCTGCATGTAGAGTTAACTCTTCTAGTGCTTGCATAGAGTATTTAGGATGTACAATTTGTACTATTTCTACTTTTTCAAATTGATGCATTCGAATTAAACCTCTAGATTCTTTTCCATAAGAAGAAGGTTCTGCTCTAAAACAAGGAGTCAAAGCTGTTAGCTTAACAGGTAAATCTTTTTTATTAAGAACTTTATTTCTTACTAAATTAGTTAGAGGAACTTCTGCTGTGGGGATTAAAGTATATTGAATTTTTTGATTTTTTTGATCAAAAGATTGAATATGAAACAAATCTGAACTGAATTTAGGAAGTTGCCCTGTTCCATATAAGCTTTCTGAGTTAACTAAATAAGGTACATAGGTTTCTAAGTAACCGTGTTGAACAGTATGAGTATCTATCATAAATTGACTTAAAGCACGATGTAATAATGCTATTTTCCCTTTCATAACAACAAATTTTGATCCGGATATTTTTACTGAAGATTCTGAATCTAATCCTTCTAATTTTTTACCTAATTCAATATGATCTTTAACTTTAAAATTAAATTTTTTAATTTTTCCCCATTTCGTTATTTCTTTATTTTTTTCTTCTGTACAATTAAAGATTGTATCTTCCGATGGAATGTTAGGAATTTCACTATATATTTTAAATAATTCTACTTTTAAATCATTCAATTTATTTTGATATTTATATATCTTTTTATTTATGATCGAAACTTTGTTTTCGATTTCTGAAGTATTTTTTTTTGTCCTTTTTAAAATACCTATTTTTTTAGATAAAGTATTTCTAATAGCTTGAAAATTTTCTGTTTTAATCTGAAAAATTTTTCTATCTTTTTCCATTTTTTCAATTTTTTTAACATTTAACGTAAATCCTCGAATTAATAATTTTTTTTTAATAATTTCTAGTTGATGGCGTAATAAATTTTGATCTATCATAATAAAAATAATTTCTTATTCAGTTAATGTATAAAATATAATATAGTATTTTTAAATACAAAAAAATATTATTATTAGTAATAAAAAGTTAAAACTTTAATATTTAATTAAAAGTTAATATATAATTATTAATTACTAATAAAATTAGTAATTTTATATAATTTTTGTTAATAAAATTAAATATATTAAAAAAATAAAATTTAATATATAAATAATTAAAAAATTATTTATATACTTTATATATATTTTTTTAATGTTCTGTAAAAAAAACATTTTTTTAAAATATATTAAAAATAAAAAAATCATGTTATAATTTTTATAATGGAATGAATTAAATCTTTATTAATGATTTAAAATTATTAATTTCCTGATATTAATAAAAATCAAAAAATATTTTTTTAAGGAAACATATGTGAAATTATTAAAAAAAAGAAAACTTATCATTATAGGGACAGGTCCGGCGGGATATACAGCTGCTATATACGCAGCTAGAGCAAATCTTAAACCTACATTAATTACAGGAGCTACTCCAGGAGGACAGTTAACAAAAACTGAGAATATTGAAAATTGGCCCGGTGATATTAATGCTTTACCTGGAATAAAATTAATGGATCGTATGAAAGAACATGCTACAAAATTTGATTCTGAAATCATATCCGATCATATATTAAATGTAAACTTTAAAAATTCTCCATTTAAACTAACTGGGGAAGAATATCACTATATTTCTGAAGCTGTAATTATTGCAACTGGAGCATCTCCAAGATACTTAAATTTAAATTCTGAAAAAAAATTTCTTGGTAAAGGAATTTCAACTTGTGCAGTATGCGATGGTTTTTTTTATAAAGAAAAAAAAATTGCAATCATAGGGGGAGGAAATACAGCTATAGAAGAAGCATTATATTTATCCAATATAGTCTCTAAAATTTATTTAATTCATAGAAAACCATATTTCACAGCAGAAAAAATTTTAATCGATCGATTAAATAAAAAAATTCAAGAAAAAAAAATAGATACTTATATGAATTATTCGGTCGAAGAATTTGTAGGAAACAATAAAGAATTAACAGGATTAAAAATATTTAATAAAAAACAAAATAATATTTCTACATTAATAAATGTTTCAGGAGCTTTTATTTGTATAGGAAACATTCCAAATACAAATATTTTTTTAAAACAACTAAAAATGAAAAATGGTTACATACAAACTAATTTTTCTGATTTTCATGGATATAAAACCCAAACTAGTATAAAAGGAATTTTTGCTGCTGGAGACGTTACCGATCATATTTATAGACAAGCTATCACTTCTGCAGCTAGTGGCTGTATGGCAGCTATTGATGCTGAAAGATATCTTCAAATATCTTCTTAACCTTATTTAAAATAAAAAAACATTAATTTTGAATAATTAATTATTTAAAAAAATATTTTTTAACTGAGAAAAATTATGCCAAAAGAAGAAAATGTAGAAATGCAAGGAACTGTTATAGATACCCTTCCAAATACAATGTTCCGAGTAAAATTAGAAAATGATCACCTTATTACGGCTCATATATCAGGAAAAATGAGAAAAAATTATA
Coding sequences within it:
- the serS gene encoding serine--tRNA ligase, which encodes MIDQNLLRHQLEIIKKKLLIRGFTLNVKKIEKMEKDRKIFQIKTENFQAIRNTLSKKIGILKRTKKNTSEIENKVSIINKKIYKYQNKLNDLKVELFKIYSEIPNIPSEDTIFNCTEEKNKEITKWGKIKKFNFKVKDHIELGKKLEGLDSESSVKISGSKFVVMKGKIALLHRALSQFMIDTHTVQHGYLETYVPYLVNSESLYGTGQLPKFSSDLFHIQSFDQKNQKIQYTLIPTAEVPLTNLVRNKVLNKKDLPVKLTALTPCFRAEPSSYGKESRGLIRMHQFEKVEIVQIVHPKYSMQALEELTLHAERILKLLNLPYRKVQLCALELGFAASKTYDLEVWFPAEKKYREISSCSNMIDFQARRMKSKYKSSSKKTKKKFLHTINGSALALSRTLAAILENYQLEDGTIEVPIVLQNKYMNGLKIIS
- the rpsA gene encoding 30S ribosomal protein S1, with the translated sequence MTESFSQLFEESLREIKTRPGSIIQGTIISINKDMVLVDAGLKSESVIPIEQFKNSKGKVEISVGEIVDVALDAIEDGFGETLLSREKAKRHEAWILLEKAYENSETIIGIINGKVKGGFTVELNDIRAFLPGSLVDVRPIRDSIHFEGKELEFKVIKLDQKRNNVVVSRRAVIESENSAERDQLLESLKEGATVKGIVKNLTDYGAFVDLGGVDGLLHITDMAWKRVKHPSEIVSVGDDILVTILKFDREKIRVSLGLKQLGKDPWIEIAKKYPEGTKLTGRVTNLTDYGCFVEIKEGVEGLVHVSEMDWTNKNIHPSKVVNINNTVEVMVLDIDEERRRISLGLKQCTLNPWKEFSETHQKGCHVIGKIKSITDFGIFIGLKGGIDGLVHLSDISWTIPGEIAVQKYKKTDEIKAVVLQVDSERERISLGIKQLQEDPLNQFINSNKKNTIISGKIISTDTKSILVSLENGLEGIIKISEVSEIFKKNKYNNFFKVGNIITVKINNIDRKNRIIYLSFQEKEKNKEKKINNIKKPKLKDENFSNVMFEAFKAAKNSE
- the gpmA gene encoding 2,3-diphosphoglycerate-dependent phosphoglycerate mutase; the protein is MKITKMVLIRHGESQWNKLNRFTGWHDIDLSEQGLLEAKKSGQLLKSKKFYFDYCFTSLLKRAIHTLWNILIELNQSWLPTKKTWRLNERHYGSLQGVNKLETISKYGEKVVEQWRRGYEIVPPKLEKINQIYSGYDEKYREISDLEKPMSESLKMTKDRVIPFWNKEIFPKIKKNKTVLIVAHGNSLRALMKHLSNIKDNQIINLDIPTGTPIVYEFDEKIIPIKYYFLKK
- the sucB gene encoding dihydrolipoyllysine-residue succinyltransferase, which encodes MKKVEILVPDLPESVLNATVASWHKKTGDVILKDEILVDIETDKVILEIPSSYEGIISKIFEKEGSIVTSKQILGEIIEKENKEKKIKEKSKLNEENKKKHFSPSLRRSLSSKKNNVLKNESFSLLKKEHKKENFYNTQKNTINNKNNNERFQLKENKIDLNSSTRSITRKRMSPLRKCIAERLLIAKNSTAMLTTFNEVNMRSIIKYREKYGIFFKKKHGIKLGLMSFFIKSVVECLKKFPSINSSIKDDDLILFNYFDINIAVSTERGLITPILKNANKMSISKIEKKIRYFSEQGNKGKLDIKELKNGTFTITNGGVFGSLLSTPIINFPQAAILGMHTIKDRAVVINNEIKIAPMMYLSLSYDHRIIDGKESINFLNYLKEMLENISMLFLEL
- the tpiA gene encoding triose-phosphate isomerase, whose amino-acid sequence is MNLPLIIANWKLNGNKKIFSTLLNFLKKNKKVFKQKCKLNIAPSHIYLYKFREIIKENQWINLSAQNVDIHVSGAFTGEISALMLKDMLVTHVIIGHSERRNFHNENEYLIAEKFNLLKKQNLIPILCIGETIEEKKDNKTIEICKKQIDIIFELVGKKAFYNTIIAYEPIWSIGSGNSANPKEVQFILSTLRTYIKEKSSSFLEDFYLLYGGSVNENNIHFFCKEKDIDGFLVGTACLNFDIFLNILKKI
- the cmk gene encoding (d)CMP kinase; this translates as MKIYAPVITIDGPSGAGKSVICKAIANKLNWFFLESGIIYRALALIVIENNISILDLDLISISKNLKFKILKKENDFLFFSNGKNISKKIIFQQVSDIASQLAMLPHIRNALLKKQRMFQKFPGLVANGRDMGTVVFPNAGIKFFLKADLISRVNRRMLELKKKGLLIDTNKLFIEMKKRDHRDYTRTISPLIPAKNAIIIDSTNMSIKEVLTLCMYYISKKYKKELKKNI
- the aroA gene encoding 3-phosphoshikimate 1-carboxyvinyltransferase gives rise to the protein MNKKIKLETIKKINGDIYLPGSKSISNRILLLSAMSNGKTEINNLLDSDDTKYMLEALKTLGIKYKLFNKKKSCIIYGNIKAFQVIKKTTFFLGNAGTVVRPLTALFSLEKNNVELTGDPRMLERPIKHLVNALQQGGAKINYLEKKGFLPIFIKGGYIGGEIYLKGNISSQFLTALLIASPLSRNNTKIFILGKLVSKPYIELTIQLMKKFGVLVKKNKYSSFFIQGNQSYKTPEKINIEGDASSASYFLAAAAIKGGMVKVHGVGKNSLQGDIKFAEVLEKMGANIVWGSNSITCSKNQLNSVQLDMNHIPDAAMTAAIVALFSKGTTKIKNIYNWRLKESDRLLAMATELRKIGAFIKEGKDYILIKPPEKFLHAEINTYNDHRIAMCFSLIALSTVPVTILNPQCVNKTFPTYFDEFQKISTFN
- the pfkA gene encoding 6-phosphofructokinase, which produces MIKRIGVLTSGGDSPGMNAAIRSVVRAGISEKLEVFGIYDGFLGLFKNKMKNLDRYSVSDIINKGGTFLGSSRFPEFSKKNVRSIAISNMKKNGIDVLVVIGGDGSYIGAKLISETGFPCISLPATIDNDIPGTDYTIGYFTALGTVVEAIDRLRDTSSSHQRISIVEMMGRTCGDLTLGAAIAGGCEFILLPELEYKKKELLLEIKRGIKKGKKHAIVAITEYICDVEKLAKYIEKETGRETRATILGHIQRGGSPVVYDRILASRMGAYSIELLLQGNSNGRCIGIQNEKMVNHDIIDALKHMRRPFKKDWLETAKKLF
- the trxB gene encoding thioredoxin-disulfide reductase, which encodes MKLLKKRKLIIIGTGPAGYTAAIYAARANLKPTLITGATPGGQLTKTENIENWPGDINALPGIKLMDRMKEHATKFDSEIISDHILNVNFKNSPFKLTGEEYHYISEAVIIATGASPRYLNLNSEKKFLGKGISTCAVCDGFFYKEKKIAIIGGGNTAIEEALYLSNIVSKIYLIHRKPYFTAEKILIDRLNKKIQEKKIDTYMNYSVEEFVGNNKELTGLKIFNKKQNNISTLINVSGAFICIGNIPNTNIFLKQLKMKNGYIQTNFSDFHGYKTQTSIKGIFAAGDVTDHIYRQAITSAASGCMAAIDAERYLQISS
- the serC gene encoding 3-phosphoserine/phosphohydroxythreonine transaminase → MNKIYNFSAGPSMIPKDVLVQYKKEFYNWKNLGASVIEVSHRSFEFMRVIEECEKNLRFLMNIPNNYHVLFFSGGARGQFSAIPMNLIKKNEFADYICSGYWSNAAFKEAKKYCFPKKINVIENHNNIVNVTPFSKWKLNKKSSYVHYCPNETLEGIEIREEPNFLDKIIIGDFSSTILSRCIDIKKYGLIYASAQKNISAAGITLVIIREDLITSEKKLVPSILDYNIAINHQSMFNTPVTLSWYLAGLVFKWLINKGGVKKIEQDNKVKANLLYKKIDDTNFYINNINKKYRSYMNVPFYLKNEKLNNIFIKEAQSFGLYALKGHKIVGGIRASIYNAMPIEGVKKLIKFMNYFEEKYR